In Paenibacillus sp. FSL R7-0345, a single window of DNA contains:
- a CDS encoding GntR family transcriptional regulator gives MKTKYQIIFDDIKSNILSGAYSVGEQIPTELALQETYNVSRQTVRKAILELSNEGFLRSEKGSGTYVSSQFRSKAAGGSSKRTIGVITTYLSDYIFPSIIRGIEGRLNEDNYSLLLASTNNDVAQEKKALEMMLSFGVDGLIVEPTKSNLYNPNIAYYLSFKEQDVPFIMINAYYEELEVPFFCLDDVQSSYLATKELISKGHTQIGIIAKMDDLQGKYRMKGYIKALGEAKLRFHPEQVLSFDTETKQVLQGSLKTFLSENRDMLTAIVCYNDEVGLEAVNVCRQLDISVPEDLSIIGQDNSYIAKNANIKLTTLTHPQEQMGRDAAEWVIKKLQGKKDLRNSTYYQPVLVEGETVRELE, from the coding sequence ATGAAGACAAAATACCAGATTATTTTTGATGATATAAAAAGCAATATTCTATCCGGAGCCTATAGTGTGGGCGAACAGATTCCTACCGAGCTGGCCTTGCAGGAGACTTATAACGTCAGCCGTCAGACGGTGCGCAAGGCGATTCTGGAGCTGTCTAATGAAGGGTTTTTACGCAGCGAAAAGGGCTCCGGCACCTATGTCAGCAGCCAGTTCCGCTCCAAAGCGGCAGGCGGCTCCAGCAAGCGGACGATTGGGGTCATTACCACGTACCTCTCAGATTATATCTTTCCTTCTATTATCCGCGGGATTGAGGGACGGCTGAATGAGGATAATTATTCGCTGCTGTTGGCCAGTACCAATAATGATGTAGCCCAGGAGAAGAAGGCGCTGGAGATGATGCTGTCCTTCGGGGTCGACGGCCTGATTGTGGAGCCTACGAAGAGTAACCTGTACAATCCTAACATCGCCTACTACCTGTCCTTCAAGGAGCAGGACGTACCGTTCATCATGATCAATGCGTATTATGAGGAGCTGGAGGTGCCGTTCTTTTGCCTCGATGATGTGCAGTCCAGTTATCTGGCTACCAAGGAGCTGATCTCTAAGGGCCATACCCAGATCGGTATCATTGCCAAGATGGATGACCTGCAGGGCAAGTACCGGATGAAGGGCTACATCAAGGCGCTCGGCGAAGCGAAGCTGCGGTTCCATCCCGAGCAGGTATTGTCCTTTGATACCGAGACGAAGCAGGTGCTGCAGGGCAGCCTCAAGACATTCCTGAGCGAAAATAGGGACATGCTGACAGCCATCGTCTGCTACAACGACGAGGTCGGCCTGGAGGCAGTAAATGTATGCCGCCAGCTGGACATCTCGGTCCCGGAGGACCTGTCGATCATCGGCCAGGACAATTCCTACATTGCCAAGAACGCCAACATCAAGCTGACCACCCTGACCCACCCGCAGGAGCAGATGGGCCGCGACGCCGCCGAATGGGTAATCAAGAAGCTGCAGGGCAAAAAGGATCTGCGGAACAGCACCTACTACCAGCCGGTGCTGGTGGAGGGGGAGACGGTGCGGGAGCTGGAGTGA